A region from the Cannabis sativa cultivar Pink pepper isolate KNU-18-1 chromosome 9, ASM2916894v1, whole genome shotgun sequence genome encodes:
- the LOC115719923 gene encoding bidirectional sugar transporter SWEET13-like: MDMATLIIVLGVLGNIVSFIAFLAPVPTFHWIYKSKSAEGFQSLPYVIALLSSMLSMYYALLQEGVLLLITINSFGCVIETIYISLFIFYAPKKFKIQTVNILLLLNVFGYGLMIVLTTLLTKGDLRRKVVGLICLAFNIGVFAAPFSTMRQVIKTRSVEFMSFLLSFVITLGAIMWFFYGFLVKDFYVALPNVLEFFLRISQMILYFLFKNAKSVIVVHEDQSKLELV, translated from the exons ATGGATATGGCTACACTCATCATTGTCTTAGGTGTCTTAGGTAACATCGTATCTTTCATTGCATTCCTTGCTCCAGT ACCAACATTTCACTGGATTTACAAAAGTAAATCAGCAGAAGGGTTTCAATCACTGCCATATGTCATAGCACTGCTAAGTTCAATGTTATCGATGTACTATGCATTGCTTCAAGAAGGTGTTCTGCTGCTCATTACTATTAACTCATTTGGTTGTGTTATCGAGACCATCTACATTAGCTTGTTTATCTTTTACGCTCCCaaaaaattta agATTCAGACTGTGAATATTCTTCTGTTACTGAATGTTTTCGGCTATGGGCTAATGATTGTATTGACTACTCTCCTTACTAAAGGAGATCTACGACGCAAAGTAGTTGGATTGATTTGTCTCGCATTTAACATTGGTGTATTTGCTGCACCTTTTTCTACCATG agACAAGTTATCAAAACTAGGAGCGTAGAGTTCATGTCATTTCTGTTGTCATTTGTCATCACACTAGGGGCAATCATGTggttcttttatggttttttagTCAAAGACTTTTATGTAGC ACTTCCAAATGTATTGGAGTTTTTTCTTCGCATTAGTCAAATGATACTTTACTTTCTGTTCAAGAATGCTAAGAGTGTAATAGTGGTTCACGAGGATCAGTCAAAGCTAGAGCTAGTATGA